In Amycolatopsis sp. FBCC-B4732, the genomic stretch ACGCCGCGAACGCCGACTCCGGATCCGGCAGATCACGGAGGCACTGCGCGAGCACGACGCTGTCTTCGATCGCCATCGACGCCCCCTGGGCGTCCGCCGGGGCCGCGGCGTGGGCGGCGTCGCCGACGAGCACCATTTCCGGCGTCGACCAGATCCGCGTCCGCGGGACGTCGTAGGAGTGGCCGCCGAACACCTCGTCGCCCGTCGCGGCGATGATGTCCGCGCAGGGCACCGGTTCCCCGGCGAACGCCGCGTGCGCGAACTCGCGCCACCCCGCCGGGGTGACCGCCGCGATCTCCTCGCGGGAGCGCTCGGCGTCGGGGATGCGGGCGAACCAGAACGTGGCGCCGTCCGGGTCGGTGGTGAAGCCGAAGGCCGCCTCGCGGCCGCGGACCATCCGGTAGATCCCGGCCGCCGACGGCAGCCCGGGCGCCCGCGTGTAGCCGTAGACGATGGTCTGGCCGGTGTAGCGCGGCGCGTCGGCGTCCGGGTCGATCAGCTTCCGGACCACCGAGTGCAACCCGTCCGCGCCGACCAGCACGTCACCCGTTTCGGTGGTGCCGTCGGCGAATTCGGCCGCGACACCGCCCCCGTCCGGCTTCGCGCCGACCAGGCGCTTGCCCCGTTCGAGCGGGACGGCGCGGCGCGCGGCTTCGTCCTGCAAGACGCGGTAGAGCGTCGCGCGGGTCAGGGTGCGTGGCCCGTCGGGGCCTTCGGTGCCGAACTCGCGGCGCCCGGCGGTCTCCCCGGTCGGGAGGACCAGCTCGACGCCCTGGGCGGCGAACGAGCTGTCGATCACCGGCCCGTCGGCGCCGATCGCGCGCAGGGCGTCCATGCCGTTGTGCATGATCGTGAGGAACGCGCCGATGTCGTCCCCGCCCGCCGGGTAGGCCTCGAACACGACCGGCTCGTGCCCGGCGAGCTTGAGCGCCATCGCCGTGACCGTGCCGGCGATCCCGCCACCCGCAACCAGTACCCGCACCCTGCTCCCCCTCGTGGACTCCGCGTGCCGCCGGCCACGACGTTACCGTGGCGGCGGCACGCGGGGTTCACTCCTTCGCGCCACTGGTGGCGATGTCGCCGTTGAGACCGCGCGGGAAGAAGCCGCCCGAGGACACCTTGTCCGGGTTGAGGTAGGCGATGTTGAGCACGCGGTCGGCCGAGCGCCCGAACGCGATGCCGTTGGCGTCCGCCGGGACGAGGTTCGCCTTGCCGTCCTTGAGCACGCCTTCGTCGTCGTCGGCCTTGCCGTCGAGGCTGTCGCGGGCGTCGGAGATCTTGTTCGTGACGTCGCCGAGGCCGCGTTCGAACAGCTGGCCGCGCACGATGCCCGCGTGGTAAGCCTCGACCGCGAGGATGCCCGCCGCGGCGTCGAGGAACGTCTTGTTGTTGACCAGCGGCGCCGCGCCCTTGTAGGCGGACACGCCGACGTCTTCGAACAGGTACGCGGCGAGCAGGAAGTTGTTCTCGCTCGCGAACGGGTCGAAGGTCTGGCCTTCCTTGATCAGCCCCGCGGCCTGCATGGCGGCGGTGAAGCTGTTCTGGAAGTCGATCTCCGGCTGCGCGACGGCGGCCTTGTCGAGCGCCTTGCGCAGGAAGGTCACGTGCGCGACCTCGTCGCCGGCGATCTCCTGCACGATCTGCTTGGTGTGCTCGCTCTTGAACTTGACCGCGTGCCCGCCGGAGACCTTGCCGAGGTTGCCGATGCCGTTGACGTACTTCTCGTTCAGCCCGTAGCCGTAGACGGCGAACGAGTAGAGGTTCGCCTCCAGGTACTCCAGGTTGAGCGCGAAGTTCAGCACGGCGGCGTCGCTCGCCGCCTCCTTGGCGGCGTCGCCGCCCTGCGCGCCGTACTGCTGCGTGGCACCGGCCGAGCCGAGGCCCAGCGACAGCGCTGTGCCGAGCGCACCGGCGCCCGCGACGCCGAGCCCCGCCGCTCCCGCAGCCTTGAGGAAGCGGCGGCGGTCGGTCGCGTTCTCCGCGCTGCGCTCGATCAGCTGCCGTGTGTAGCGTTTTCCGAACACCGGGGGACGTCCTCTCGTGACGAGTTCGTCCACCTCACCCACCGGTCATACGTACGAGGACGGCCCCCGGCTCGGTCAAATCGGGAAAAAGTTCTTGCCGATTCTATTCGTGCAGGTCACAGCCCCTGTTCAGGCGCGCTCGGCGACGGCGAGCCGGACGCAGACGGCCAGCGCGCGGACGGCCTCTTCGACCTCGGCGAGCTTCGGGAAGGTCGGCGCGATCCGGATGACGGCGTCGGCCGGGTCGTTGCCGTGCGGGTGCGTCGCGCCGGCGGGGGTCAGGGCGACCCCGGCCTCCTTGGCCAGCCGCACGACCTCCTTCGCGGTGCCCGCGGGGACGGTCAGCGTGATGAAGTACCCGCCGGTCGGCTTGGTCCAGGACGCCAGGTCCGCGAGCTCCTCGGTGAGGATGCGGTCGACGGCCGCGAACTTCGGCCCGATGATCTCGGCGTGCTTGCGCATGTGCGCGCGGACGCCGGCCTCGTCCTTGAGGAAGTGGGCGTGGCGCAGCTGGTTGACCTTGTCCGGGCCGATGGTGCGCTTGCCGATGTTGCCCGTCCACCAGGCGAGGTTGGCCTCGGAGGCGCCGAAGAACCCGACGCCGGCTCCGGC encodes the following:
- a CDS encoding FAD-dependent monooxygenase yields the protein MRVLVAGGGIAGTVTAMALKLAGHEPVVFEAYPAGGDDIGAFLTIMHNGMDALRAIGADGPVIDSSFAAQGVELVLPTGETAGRREFGTEGPDGPRTLTRATLYRVLQDEAARRAVPLERGKRLVGAKPDGGGVAAEFADGTTETGDVLVGADGLHSVVRKLIDPDADAPRYTGQTIVYGYTRAPGLPSAAGIYRMVRGREAAFGFTTDPDGATFWFARIPDAERSREEIAAVTPAGWREFAHAAFAGEPVPCADIIAATGDEVFGGHSYDVPRTRIWSTPEMVLVGDAAHAAAPADAQGASMAIEDSVVLAQCLRDLPDPESAFAAYEGLRRERVEKLVASSAGEDVGEKPGWVYAHHIDWDAKAGAR
- a CDS encoding ferritin-like domain-containing protein, whose protein sequence is MFGKRYTRQLIERSAENATDRRRFLKAAGAAGLGVAGAGALGTALSLGLGSAGATQQYGAQGGDAAKEAASDAAVLNFALNLEYLEANLYSFAVYGYGLNEKYVNGIGNLGKVSGGHAVKFKSEHTKQIVQEIAGDEVAHVTFLRKALDKAAVAQPEIDFQNSFTAAMQAAGLIKEGQTFDPFASENNFLLAAYLFEDVGVSAYKGAAPLVNNKTFLDAAAGILAVEAYHAGIVRGQLFERGLGDVTNKISDARDSLDGKADDDEGVLKDGKANLVPADANGIAFGRSADRVLNIAYLNPDKVSSGGFFPRGLNGDIATSGAKE